One Astyanax mexicanus isolate ESR-SI-001 chromosome 3, AstMex3_surface, whole genome shotgun sequence genomic region harbors:
- the cyhr1 gene encoding cysteine and histidine-rich protein 1 — MSAMEERGELAVAAAPGSSSSGLGVGPVVGGALDAGQGSAGLSGIQEESGGRRDASGPEADADAPPKKRVRLQEGEAGKLEERLYSVLCCTVCLDLPKASVYQCTNGHLMCAGCFIHLLADARLKEEQATCPNCRCEISKSLCCRNLAVEKAVSELPSDCSYCLKQFPRSSLDHHQTEECQDRLTQCKYKRIGCPWQGPFHELCAHEVDCCHPSKTGIELMGILDEMDQSHRRELQLYNSIFSLLSFEKIGFTEVQFRPYRTDDFITRLYYETPRFTVLNQTWVLKARVNDSERNPNLSCKRTLSFQLILKSKVNSALECSFLLLKGPYDDVKIKPVIQHHVFSNDANETEYAPLPISDSVECNKLLAAKNINLRLFIFQIQK, encoded by the exons ATGTCTGCGATGGAAGAGCGGGGAGAGCTGGCAGTGGCAGCCGCCCCAGGCTCCTCCTCGTCCGGCCTCGGCGTGGGGCCGGTGGTCGGGGGAGCTCTGGATGCCGGGCAGGGCAGCGCCGGGCTCTCCGGCATCCAGGAGGAGAGCGGCGGCCGCAGGGATGCTTCAGGACCGGAGGCAGACGCGGACGCGCCGCCCAAGAAGCGCGTCAGGCTGCAGGAGGGCGAAGCGGGGAAGCTGGAGGAAAGGCTGTACTCGGTGCTGTGCTGCACGGTGTGCCTGGACCTGCCCAAAGCCTCTGTCTACCAG TGCACGAATGGACACCTGATGTGCGCAGGCTGCTTCATCCACCTGCTGGCGGATGCACGGCTGAAAGAAGAACAGGCCACATGTCCGAACTGCCGCTGTGAGATCAGTAAGAGCCTGTGCTGCAGGAACCTTGCAGTGGAGAAAGCAGTGAGTGAACTGCCATCAGACTGCAGCTACTGCCTCAAACAGTTCCCTCGTTCCAGCCTGGACCACCACCAGACAGAGGAGTGCCAGGACAG ACTTACACAATGTAAGTACAAGCGGATTGGCTGCCCGTGGCAGGGCCCTTTCCATGAGCTATGTGCCCATGAGGTGGACTGCTGCCACCCTTCCAAAACTGGCATCGAGTTGATGGGCATCCTGGACGAGATGGACCAGAGCCATCGCAGAGAGCTGCAGCTCTATAACAGTATCTTCAGTCTGCTCAGCTTTGAGAAGATCGGATtcacag AGGTGCAGTTCCGGCCGTACCGCACAGATGACTTCATCACACGGCTGTACTACGAGACGCCACGCTTCACAGTGCTCAACCAGACGTGGGTGTTGAAGGCTCGTGTCAACGACTCAGAGCGCAACCCCAACCTGTCTTGCAAGCGCACACTCTCCTTCCAGCTGATCCTAAAGAGCAAGGTCAACTCTGCACTGGAGTGCTCCTTCCTGCTACTCAAGGGCCCCTACGACGACGTGAAGATCAAACCCGTCATCCAACACCACGTCTTCTCCAACGACGCAAACGAGACCGAGTACGCACCGCTGCCCATCAGCGACAGCGTGGAGTGCAACAAGCTGCTGGCCGCCAAAAACATCAACCTGCGCCTCTTCATCTTTCAGATCCAGAAATAG